In the genome of Thalassophryne amazonica chromosome 6, fThaAma1.1, whole genome shotgun sequence, the window GAAGCAGGAACACCATGGGCTGCGTTCTCCGGCAGAGGAAGACTTACTACAGTAAAAGTTTAACAGTCCATGAAATACTATAGAGGAAGAGGCGTGATTCAGACAGCCGAGCTTTGAAGAGTGAAGTCGTCAGGGAATAAAAGCATTAAATGGGACAGTAGTCACATCCACTGGTGACTTTTCACCAAGTGGAACTTCAATGCACAAAGCAACAAGCTAATGTGTAGTTTGTCCAAGACTTGGCTGTGATctgccattcacacacacatatcatTTCCAGCAACTCATCATGTGGATGTTGTTGTGCTTTGACACTGCTAATAGCACAGTTTTTTAGATGcatgaatttaaaaataaaataaaaagctacATCAAAATCCAGGTTGATTTGGTGGCACACAGGACTAAGCTTCTGATTGTGATTTTAATGCAATATATCAAAACTGTCATATATTTACTCTGTATAAATAAGAATTATGTTGGCTCATAGTAAATCATCATCAGCATATAGAGCAAACCTGCTGCTTAAGATTCCCTGCTTGTCCGAGAAGGCTAAGCCCATAAAAACACCCCCGCCCTTTCCACAGTAGCAGTTAACAGTTTTTATACAAAGCAGTCACTTCCCGCTAAATCAGTGAGGTAGACTGGGTCCAACTAACCCATCTTGGGGCTACAAACACAACAACAGGTGCCTGTGGAGCCACACATCATCAGCatcttatattttatatttacttacATCTTTCCATCATTTGTAATTCTTACACAGAGCCACACCAAGATTGTCTAGCGAGCCAAGATCCGCATTGTCTTCGTTGATGACTTGAAGGGAAAGTGCCTTTCCTGGGAGGTGTGGTGGGAAATAGGTCCGActtaaaacataaaaatgtgttATTAGTTCATACTTCGTATTTTTTAAATGGCTTTTCATTGCAGCTCCAGCTGAGCTTTACTTTATGTGTCCTGGTATTAGATAGTGTCTGAATCATTTGGTAGATGTTGAGGATTGTTTTCCAGCTTATTGACAGCAGTGGGAGGGGGAGGGGTTTGTGTCTGGCTGAGGGAACGGGCAATTCACTGCTGTTGGTGCATGTGGTAGGTTAATGCTCTTCAAACCTTTGGCTACAGGTATCACACTTTAGTCGTTCATGAATGGAGGCTGTTCGTCCTCCACATCGTTCAGAACAGCTTATGCACTGGCTATGTAGAATTCAAAGGCTTTAGCGCAGAAGCGCTGTGGCACAAGTGACAGGGCAATTTTTACTCATTTTACGCTCTCCCCATTAGTTCATCCACTTGCGGCAATTCCAGGCTCCACAATGGCAAGGGATCTTGTGCTGATCATCCTCAAAATCAAACTGGTAGTCGTATGTCAGCTGAAATAATGAAGacaaaattataaaataaaatagcTGAGCTCTTAAGTTGGTACACATGGAATAGTTAAAAGTGTGTCAATCTATTTCTGTTAGTGTTACTGCAACTGTACCTCTTCTCCTTTGGGGATTCTGCGACTGGAAATGATGATAATTTTGTCTTCCTTGTCGAATGTTACCACCTCTGCCACGCAGTTAGGAGCACAAGAATGGTTGACGTAGCTGGAAAGGTAAACGGGGCGGTGCAGGAAGAAGGTTAGCTACGTGTCGTGATCAATCACCAAGGGCTTTCTGAGGACAGCCAATCACACTCACCGAGCTGGGCCGCCTGTCAGTGTGGCATCAATCACTTGCTCGTTGTTTATTCGGAACATGTAGATCCCACGGTTCTGAATTAAAAGACAAACAGGCTGGTAaagaattttgctgagtaaaacatTACAGCTGCAGCAGCCTTAAAAAGTAACATTAAGTGTGTCTGGATGGTAAAAACAAATTCGTCCTCTGGAGAATAATTAAAGTCATCTGTCTAACTTTTACTCTGGAGAATTTTTCAAAGTTTGCTCAAAGATATTCTTGTGCATTACCTGGGACTCATAGATCTTCTCACGGCGATTGGCCACCTCATTGCGTATGACGGTACCAATGTATTCAATCACCATTGTGTGCTTCTCCAGGTCTTTGGCAGCATACAGACCCAAGCCTTGAATTCGAGAACGTGCGAGATACACATTGTTCTTCCACTCAGTCTTCAGACGGCGGTATTGGGAAGACTTTGAGTGGACAAACTGCTTGCTGTATGGCGTGTTGAGCTCGCCAGTAAAGGTACTCTGGTAGGCCTTTGACATGCTGGTACTGTTTAGGGTGTGAGgccttaaaagaaaaaacaaaaaaataattatgTCCTCTGGTAGATGCATTTGGAATGTGGCAAACTTAAAATTGGCCATgtcatatttttaaataattatattAAATCACAATATGAACAGTATCagtgaataaaaaaatgaaaagaaatgtaGCTAAGCTGATCCAAGTTTCTAACTAACTGTCTAATGTGAAGGGAACAATATCAAAAGTCAACTCTGGTCAGTTACACAGCTGAACAATATAAGCTTTGGACCACTTCTGTATCCATACTGGAGATATCCTCAAAAATGGAAACTTTATTTTTGACAAATCTGACCTTTGACAGATATGGAGACTCTCACCTAAGCAACACCACTactaaatttggtgaaaatctgatcTCCAGTTTCTGAGCTTTTTTGTCAGACATGAGTGATTAAAGTATCCTGCGCTATAGCCAGGGTGCACAGTAACAAGTTATGCCTTAAATGTCTAAAATGAGACATTTTATCTTTGCCCTGAAATTGTCTTCTATGCACAAATCAATGTTGATGGTGCTGAGCAACTGAAAAACGCAAATCTGTTCACACAGTTTCCAAACACAAAAATctctccaaacacacacacaaaaaagctcTGGTTACATTAACAGCAAACAAGAGCATCACCAGCATCTTGCCGTTTTGACAAGATTCATTTTCTTCTCACATTTATCATCATTGCTGGGGACACCATTTGTGTGGCCAAATAAACTTTGATAACTCGATTCTTGATAGCATTTCAGAATCAAAGTCATGTTTGGAcctatggcccattcttgggccaactgtgctggaaattgttaatctcttACTAATTTCTGGATCtgatcctaaatgtttcaaatctgcattgattaaaccattgcttaagaaatctaatcttcacCCTGgtgtactgaaaaattataggccgatatcaaatctatcattttgctctaaaattctggaaaaagatgtttcacagcagctcggggaccaccttactgagaataatctttttgagccattgctgtctgcttttagaaaatatcattccacagagacagcgctcaataaagcagtgaatgaccttttggttacaatggattcggacaccaccatggttctgatgctgttagatcgtagtgctgcgtttgataccgtggatcatcatattttactcgacaggctggagaatcactttgggattactgtaaGTGcctttgcgtggttgacgtcatacctgtccagtagtTCTCATTGTGTttcgtacaataacactacctgtaatcttagtgacatgaaatttggggttccacagggatctgtcttagaccccctgcttttctccctttatatagcacctcttgggcatatactgcggcattttgggattgcctttcattgctatgctgaagaTACTCAATAGTACATGCCGATAACGactggtaatctcactcacataaaatccttaggagattgccttgcatcagtaagaagctggatgtccactaacttcctgcttttaaattctgataagactgaaatgatggttcttggtccagcaagacatcggcaccaatttgaccagctagtgcctggcctgggttcatgtgtcatacatcatacacaAGGAACCTtgtggtgatttttgatcctacgttgtcttttgacttccacattagagatattacgaggactgctttcttccatctgtgaaatacagcgaagattcgtcccatcctgtctatggctgatgccgagaccctgtttcatgcatttgtctcttctagactggattattgcaaCATTTTATTTTCCGAGTTGCTGCAGTCCAGAATCAggtgtcttcaattggttcaaaatcctgGAATCTCTTCCCTGGCTTCCCGtttctgcaagatcagattttaaggtcctgctactggcctataaaactgttTACAGACTGGCACTGTCCTATTTGGCTGATCTACTTAAACCCTtcataccggcctgggctttgtgttcAAAGGACGCAGGCTTACTTTGTGTACCAaggttgaataaaaagtctgcgggaaatagagccttctcttatcatgccccggtcctgtggaatgctctccctgcgttagtgaggcagtcagagtctgttgagacttttaagtcacgactgaagatgcatttgttttccattttatatgattaacatattgttttacgatgctttttattctttttacttttttattatgcttttaatcttttaattatgctctttgatcttttggtttaatttgttgttttctgtgaagtgccttgaggcaacgctgtcgtgatttggcgctctataagttcaataaattgagggggtggtggccaagtggttaatgcgcttggcttCAGTTCAGaaagctccgggttcaaatcccacccctgccacatttctccatgtaatgtggagttgcgtcaggaaggacatccggcaaaaaacctgtgccaattcaacatgcagatccactttggatttgttgtggcgaccccgagtgcaaaacaagggagcagccgaagggacttactatccagTACTGACGTCAACATTTCGGGGATACTCACAAAGTAAGTGTTGTGCAAAACGACcctcaaactttttccacatcaaTATCTGACTTCTACGAGCAGgttaaatatttatcatattttaattcacattaatatttcacacccatgccacagaagaaatcataaaatgcagatttagcaggctaacaTATCACATTTGTATGGAGACATTTTGAAGTAAATTTATCCCAAAGACAGAGTTTGATTAtgtgaaataacttgaataacGTCAACTGACAAAGAATTCCGtcaaaaacatgatataataaAAATCAAAGACTTACCTGGAGTGTTAATGTTTCCATATAAATGATGATTAAAATAAGTTGGGTCAGCGTTTTGGTGCTTTTGGTCGAACCAGCCCCATATGAATTTATTCCTGATTAACTTTAGTCTCCCACAGGAGAACTTTTCATCCATTTCCTTTGTAGTTTCAACAAGACGCATAGTTCACAGCAAAATCTGTAACAGTCTCTCTCATTCGCTGCTGTGTGGACGAGTGGCGCCAAGTAACATTATCTCCAATCAGGACATGAAAACACAAGACTTAATATCCACAGTGACGTCTCAGAGACGTTTCCAAACAATTTCACAAACATTGTGAAAtacagaccacagactaaatctgACTAAACCCGGATTTtccggaaaactttcatcactgaaacCAATACAGTGCATTGCCATCATCTCCTGTTTGAGCATGGAACATTCATGGATTCTGACATATGCAATAAAAATAACCCATAAACGTTCACCACGTAAAACGTGGATTTTCAGGAATACTTTCATCACTGCACAACACTCACAATCAACAAATGAAAGTTACATTCAAACTCCCGCTGACTCAGTGGTTGGACCTCACCACTATAAAAACATTCACCCAGTTCGAAACAATCCATGATATAGGTTTATGTGGTGCCGTGGTGTCATCCACATAGGGATGTGTCAACGTGTGACTGAGCATGTACTCGTCTCACCAATGAAGTACAGGAAGAAAGAAGGGGAGAATATTTTGCTGGAATAgttttttgtcccccccccccccccccccccaaacatccCATATTTGCTTTTATGCTGCCACACTAATGAGGAAAAAAAGCATGACAAAACACTGCTGCAGTTTTTTTGAAGGTTAACATTCTATTTCTCTTTCTCCCAGGTGGGAACTGCGGGTTTAAAATAATACCTTTTGCAGTGTGTAGGGACCTTGGGCTCAGAGCGAGCACAGCCTGTGGGATTGATCATGAGAGGAAGCTCCATCAGAGGATGGCGGCCGTAACGAAACTGATAGTTCTGGCAGTTCTCCACTCCAGGCAGCTAAACATAAGAGAAATAACAAATGATGTTAAggacatgtttctgtgtaggctctcagttgtccaggtggtttccatagtagagaagcttgaatcttcgactggactgggttgcttgacgtgaggacgtttcgcttcaaatcacagaagcttcctcaactaaaattcttgctctggttgtctgacttctgtcttgactcttgtagagaagaataaaccagaagccaacaaaagctggagtttttaacctaaccagacccctcctaccgagaggccgactgctataggctagtgactaaacaatagctctaattagcacctattgtgctctagttagcactctcctaatgatgggatggaagcctcccctgatggctcccttgacgactctcctgatgacgtgaatgactcattaccatgaacaaaagactgaaactgctttgacctgagtaccccattgtaaacaggggacaaagcgtgtctgagacccgccccccggttaaggctgggtttcaactgttttacaaagaatgcttccttgacacctctctcaaaccatttcttctctctggctaagattttaactttcttgtcctcaaacgtgtggttagtgtctttcaggtggagattgcagactgaggtccactggcaacctctctgaggtgctggtatagcctcttgtttaaaggttgcttagtctcacctatgtagtgttcattacagttttcctgacatctgatataatacactacattgctctgtttgtaactagggatcctgtccttagggtgaactaatttctgtctcaaggtgttaaccggtttagacagcacaaaatcccagtttactttaaacctaattagagctactgtttagtcactagcctatagcagtcggcctctcggtaggaggggtctggttaggttaaaaactccagcttttgttggcttctggtttattcttctctacaagagtcaagacacaagtcagactaccagagcaagaattttagctgaggaagcttctgtgatttgaagcgaaacatcctcacgtcaagcaacccagtccagtcgaagattcaagcttctctactatgttaaggACATCATAGTCTTGGCTCATTGTTATTAAAACATCAGCATTTTAATCCACCCAGGCACATTTCTTGTGCAATTTGCTTCAGTATTACATTGATGCTTCTATGATATAGCAGTATTACATCAAATCATCATGTAGTAGTGTATGGCTTGATAGATCTCAGCAATCTCACAATTCCATTTCAAGTTACAATGCATATAAGTTTTTAAAAGGTGCTGGTGAGGCCATGGAGAAGGAAGACACAACAATGAGAGTGGAGAGCTGCGAGATGACACAGGTGATCAGCTGAACAAGCCTCACTGTCCCATTGTGtggctgcagaaaaaaaaaactccaaattGAAGAACATTTGTGCGGCGTAGCTCAGAACTAttaggttttgttttttcctcataaATGTTTCGAggggtacaaccccaatttcaatgaagctgggacgttatgtaaaatgtaaataaaaacacaatacaatgatgtgcaaattctcttcaacctatattcaattgaatacaccacaaagacaagatattatttAGTTCGTAACATACCAGTGGGTCAGTTCTTGCGAGTTAGAAGAAACTGTACTCCTATCAGACTTCATGTCAAAAGCAGCCTATCTAGCAACTCTGTTTGAACAACGTGGTTATAGTAAAATTGATATCGGTAAAGCATGGGACAGAGCTCTAaatactgatcgtgcctctttacttaagaaaaaaatcaaaatcttcaacatctaaattgtttttttctacctgctatactccatttgcaggaagaataaaaaacataatttataaatattggcacattttgaagagtgatcccacacttaaagacatctgtgctgaaccGCCTAAATTTATACTGAGACGTGCCCGAAATATTCGTGATagacttgttcattcagatatgatCATTCCCGTCTCAACTGCCTGGCCCTCTAGCCCACCAAAAGGCTTCTTCAGATGTGGTAATTCTGCACATTGTTCaaattccactaatgcttcatgtttctctcatcctcgcactggtaagcaatgtcctatttcttcatttatcaactgtaatactactcatgtagtatatattttaaaatgcccttgtggattggcatatGTTGGCCAAACAAAATGTCAACTTAAATTACGGATAGCTGAACAAAAAACAGCAATCCGTACTCAGAATTTAACAtatgccatggcaaggcactataaacaggccggtcatggctcGCCAGCGtctttaaaattttgggggattgagagaatcatagctccacccagaggtggtaatattattaaaaaactcttatgtagagaagcattttgtATTTACACTTTAGGCACTTTGGAACcttttggtttgaatgaagatctaaaatttacttgttttctttaataattgttttttagtctggttttagttttgtgtgttttgggacagtatgtttctaatcatgaattgattactaattgagtgagtgttgtgtctgacggatggtcatgcccctttggaagcatcaggacacctgcttcttattagtatttaagctgtaccatctctgtctttgcaggactctgaggacgatgtgactctcacatcgaaacgttagtcccgtgtacatttttgttttcagcaccttattaaattttctggcacttatttctgtgttgcaccagttatttttttctcttttacaagctatttactgttcaaactgataaacgttattgtttttgtgtaaatatttgttcattttgaaatggaagcctgcaacacgtttcaaaaaagttgggacagtggtatgtttaacactgtgttacatcacctttccttctcacaacacttaagcatttgggaactgaggacagtaattgtgagtgtcatgaatgggtataaacagagcatccccaaaaagctcagccattcacaagcaaaggggtgaggatcactaattgtgaacaactgcatgaaaaaaaaaatagtcaaacagtttaagaacagtgtttctcaatgttcaattgcaaggaatttagggattccatcatctacagtccataatataatcagaagattcagagaaactggagaaACGTAAGGCAGCAAGGttgaaaaccaacagtgaatgcccgtgaccttcaatccctcaggcgacactgcattaaaaaccaacatcattgtgtaaaggaacttaccgcgtgggctcaggagcacttcagaaaaccattgtcagttaacacagttcgttgctacatctacaagtgcaagttaaaactctacaatgcaaagcgaaagccatacatcaacaacatccagaaatgccgccaccttctctgggcccaagttcatttgaaatggacagacgcaaagtggaaaagtgtgctgtggtctgatgagtccacatttcagattgtttttggaaatcatggatgtcgtgagggaaaaaacaccatccagattgttaccagcacaaagttcaaaagccagcatctgtgatggtatgggggtgtgttagtgcccatggcatgggtaacttacacatctgtgatggcaccatcaatgctgaacggtacatccaggttttggagcaacacatgctgccatccaagcaacatctttttcagggacatctctgcttatttcagcaagacaatgccaacccacattctgcacgtgttacaacagtgtggcttcgcagtaaaagagtgcgggtactcaaCTGGTctggctgcagtccagacctgtcgcccattgaaaatgtgtggcgcattgtgaagcgcaaaatatgacaatggagaccccggactgttgaacaactgaagtcatacatcaagcaagaatgggaaagaattccacctacaaagcttcaacaattactgtcctcagttcccaaacacttattgagtgttgttagaaggaaaggtgatgtaacacagtggtaaacataccactgtcccagcttttttgaaacgtgttgcaggcatccatttcaaagtgagcaaatatttgctaaaaaacaataaagtttatcagtttgaacattaaatatcttgtctttgtgtgttATCAAttcatataggttgaagaggatttgcaaatcattgcaatcATCTGTTCACACACATTCACATAAAAATATGTCATCTCTCATGAAACAATTTCTCAGTGTTTTCTTATAACAATCAGATTTCCATCAATTGGTGATGTGCAGTCATGTGCAGTTCTAAATTTTAGATgagatatttttaaaaatatccaCTCT includes:
- the LOC117512372 gene encoding histone-lysine N-methyltransferase 2D-like; amino-acid sequence: MPLASCFPSQMAHFHSPTAIFPVGYEATRIYWSTRVPNKRCRYRCRISERDSQPLFEVRVLEHGMEDLHYHDTSPEGIWNCVVQQVAKLREESSMLKLFTEHVKGEEMYGLTVHAVMRITESLPGVENCQNYQFRYGRHPLMELPLMINPTGCARSEPKVPTHCKRPHTLNSTSMSKAYQSTFTGELNTPYSKQFVHSKSSQYRRLKTEWKNNVYLARSRIQGLGLYAAKDLEKHTMVIEYIGTVIRNEVANRREKIYESQNRGIYMFRINNEQVIDATLTGGPARYVNHSCAPNCVAEVVTFDKEDKIIIISSRRIPKGEELTYDYQFDFEDDQHKIPCHCGAWNCRKWMN